In Desulfomicrobium apsheronum, a single window of DNA contains:
- a CDS encoding sensor histidine kinase: MKRIFVFFVSVFFLMLSILFQDISFAEMSVNFKDVKVVAFIIDPNTGNIVKANNAASLFYGYSVDELQRMRIQEINMLSPKDVEREYQLARDESRSYFIFPHRLASGEVRTVEVYSSPFLTSSGSSLLLSIIHDVQDKAVIEDELLIYQSRLKELVGIQTEKIIQGHKRERWIVISGMLVFFGLLFVVSRKHQQAIFFQKKFEIEQQCKDILERFEFLVQHAHDIILLIDEEGRIAEANIEAARAYGYSRDELLTMTIRELRDNDDSKISDSIQSDSSLKSGYMYFGVHIRKDGDKFPIESSVSVIHINEKPHFQHIIRDISERKRMEEERQKIIELLHKANDDKDKLFSIIAHDSRSPLCAIQSLTQIVGTEQDSFTEEELARVMKELHRSIKNLLALLDDLLQWARLSQGGLDCSLKPCVLSIMVQECIEVAKHACEKKNIHLVSDIPSKLMVLADESMINTVIRNLLFNAIKFSHRGGTVSVSASAEGDAATVVVRDNGIGIEQQALPRIFVIDNSKRQCGTEGEKGTGLGLLLCKEFVENHGGRIFVESVPGQGTSVSFTLQLPHGGNSSTEF; the protein is encoded by the coding sequence ATGAAAAGAATTTTTGTATTTTTCGTTTCAGTATTTTTTTTAATGTTAAGCATACTATTTCAAGACATCAGTTTTGCTGAGATGTCTGTAAATTTTAAAGATGTCAAAGTAGTAGCTTTTATAATAGATCCAAATACGGGGAACATCGTCAAGGCTAATAATGCTGCGAGCTTGTTTTATGGTTATAGCGTTGATGAATTGCAGCGCATGCGCATCCAGGAGATTAATATGCTGTCTCCGAAAGATGTTGAAAGGGAATATCAACTGGCAAGGGACGAAAGTCGTAGTTATTTTATTTTCCCCCATCGTCTGGCCAGTGGCGAGGTTCGGACTGTCGAGGTCTACAGTTCGCCTTTCCTCACTTCTTCAGGCTCGTCATTGCTCCTGTCCATTATCCACGATGTCCAAGACAAAGCCGTCATTGAAGATGAACTTCTGATTTATCAAAGTCGACTTAAGGAACTGGTAGGCATACAAACGGAGAAGATAATCCAGGGACACAAGCGGGAAAGATGGATTGTTATTTCCGGGATGCTCGTGTTTTTCGGTTTGCTGTTCGTGGTGTCTAGGAAACACCAGCAGGCGATTTTTTTTCAGAAAAAATTCGAAATCGAACAACAGTGCAAAGACATCTTGGAGCGCTTTGAATTCTTGGTGCAACATGCACACGACATCATCTTGCTTATCGATGAAGAAGGACGGATCGCCGAGGCCAACATCGAGGCGGCCAGAGCGTATGGATATTCTCGGGATGAACTGCTGACAATGACCATCAGAGAACTCCGTGATAATGATGATTCTAAAATTTCTGATTCTATTCAGTCTGATTCAAGTCTTAAAAGTGGATATATGTATTTCGGGGTACATATTCGCAAAGATGGGGACAAATTTCCGATCGAGTCGAGTGTGAGCGTCATTCATATTAACGAGAAGCCCCACTTCCAACACATTATACGTGATATTTCCGAACGCAAGAGAATGGAGGAAGAGCGTCAGAAAATTATTGAGCTGTTGCACAAGGCTAATGACGACAAGGACAAGCTTTTCTCGATTATAGCTCATGATTCACGCTCGCCATTGTGCGCCATACAAAGCTTGACTCAAATTGTCGGAACAGAGCAGGATTCTTTTACTGAAGAAGAGCTTGCTCGCGTGATGAAGGAATTGCACAGGAGTATCAAAAATTTGTTGGCGCTGTTGGACGACTTGCTGCAATGGGCTCGACTCAGTCAAGGTGGCTTGGACTGTTCTCTAAAACCATGCGTTCTTTCCATTATGGTGCAGGAATGTATAGAGGTGGCTAAACATGCTTGTGAGAAGAAAAACATTCATCTTGTGTCCGATATCCCATCGAAACTGATGGTTTTGGCGGACGAATCCATGATCAACACGGTCATTCGCAACCTTCTTTTCAACGCCATCAAATTTTCCCATCGAGGAGGCACCGTATCCGTATCGGCTTCGGCGGAAGGTGACGCAGCCACGGTCGTGGTCAGGGACAATGGGATAGGCATAGAACAACAGGCGTTGCCGAGAATATTTGTCATCGACAACTCGAAGCGGCAATGCGGCACTGAAGGCGAGAAGGGAACCGGACTGGGGCTACTGCTGTGCAAGGAGTTCGTCGAGAATCATGGCGGTCGGATTTTTGTCGAAAGCGTGCCGGGCCAAGGAACATCCGTGTCATTCACATTGCAGCTCCCGCACGGAGGCAATTCCTCAACAGAATTTTGA